In Leptolyngbya subtilissima AS-A7, the genomic window CAACCCTTGGGCCAGCTGCCCGTCGCGCATGTATGACCTAGAGCGGTTTGCGATCGCCGCCCGCACCCTGGCCGACAAAACTGGCTGGCCCGTAGTCGTCACCGGCACTGCCAAAGACCGCGCCGCTGCTGCCTCCCTACTCGACACCCTCGGCCCTCACGCCATCGACCTGATCGGCCAGACCTCCCTGGAGGATCTGGTGGCGCTGGTGGCCCAGGCCCGGCTGCTGCTCTCGAACAACACCTCGACTATGCACATTGCCGACGCCACCCAAACCCCCAGCGTGATTTTGTTTGCGGGCACTGAGCTTGAACGGCAGTGGCAGCCGCGACAGACCCGCGCCCAATTGCTGCGCCGCCCCACCCCCTGTAGCCCCTGCTATGCCTTTACCTGCCCCTACGAGCTGGAATGCCTGGATATTGCACCGGAGAATGTGGTGGCAGCGGGGCTGGCTTTGCTGAATCTTGACGTTTGAACTATGCACATTACCTTTGTTTCTGGCAGCTATCGCCCCGATCAGGATGGGGTGGCCGACTACTTGGCCAACCTGCGATCGCATCTCAATCAACGCCATGCGGCCAGTACCGTGCTCACGACCCACGACTCAGCGCTGGCCGTGGCCGATCCCGCCGTGCAGGGAGCGCTCACTCACTGGGGCCTGCCCCAGCTTTTGCCCCTGGTGCAAACAATTTTGTCTACCCCCACCGACATTCTGCACATTCAGCACGCGGCGGGCAGCTACCGGTTTGAGCGCCCGGTGTTTCTGCTGCCGCTGCTGCTGCGGCGAGCAGGTTACAGACGCCCCATCGTCACCACGGCCCACGAGTATGGATGGTGGGAGTGGCAGCCCAAGTGGTTTCCGGCGAGCTGGTTAGAGCGCGTCAAGGAGTGGGGGCAAAAACGCACTTGGTGGGACCGCGAAGACGGCTTTTTGCTCACCGGCAGCGATGCCATTATCACCACTAACCAGAATATTACCGGCATTATGCAGGAGCGCTTGCCGACGCTGCGCGATCGCATGGTCACAGTCCCTATCGCCGCCAACCTGACAGTGGCGCCGGTAGATCGGGCAATGGCGCGATCGCAGCTTCGGCACGAGCGCGACTGGCCTCAGGAAGCTCAGGTGATTGCTTTCTTTGGTTTTTTGCATCCGGTCAAAGGTTTGACCTACCTGCTCCAAGGCTTTCGGCAGGTGCGCGATCGCCATCCCCAGGCCCGGCTGCTGCTGATCGGCGGGGTAGAAACCCTCTCGCTTAACGGCCAAGACGCCGAAAATTTTTGGCAGCAGGTGCAAACTCAAATTCGTGACTTGCACCTCACCGACTTCGTGCACTGCACGGGCTATGTGGAGGCCGAAACCGCCTCCCGCCACCTCTCCGGGTCTGACCTGGGGGTGCTGCCCTTCACCCCCGGCATTACGCTCAAAAGTGGCTCGCTGCTGGCGATGCTGGCCCACCGACTGCCCACCATCGCCACCCGCACCGCTGAAACCGACGCCGTGCTGTGCGATCGCCGGATAATTGCCCCCGTCGTTCCGCGCAGCGGTGATGCCGTAGCCGAGGCTATTTCAACTCTGTTAAATAACCCCGCTGAGCAAGAGCGGTTGGCCGCCGCTGGCCATGAATTTGTGCAGGCGTTTACCTGGGAAGGCATTACCGATCGCCACTGCGATATTTACCAGCAGCTATTGGAGCGTTAGAACATTACTTAAGCCGCTTCGTCTACGGTTGATGGATCTCCCCTAATTGGTAGACTGAGGGCCATGCAAGACCTATCTTGGCAGGACAAATTATTGCTTCTTCATTTCAAATGTCAATTGAGATTCATAGGTGGTTTTAATCACTCCCTTAATCTCACTACTGCCGCATCTACCGAACCAAACTTCGGGTTCGGTAGGGTGATCCATAGTCATTTCAAATCCATCAAAACTGCCCGAAACCCGAAAAATAGATCCATCAGCTTTAGTAAGCTGATCGCCTTCCCATCTCTTTTCCTCAGCGTTTGCGCTCACAATTTGCAGCGTCCCGCTATTGTCAGCCTTACCAAGATTTCGTGTACTCCAAGTCAAAGTTTTACCCTGACTCAGTAGAGCCGCACAGCTTATAGGCGGGGGAGGCACTACTGAGGTAGCCGAGGGTGAAGATTCGTTACTAGAAGAGTTTGTCGTAGGGGGAGTATTTAAGGCAAGAACTAGTCCAGCCGCAAGCAGGGCAAGCCCTATGGGTGCTGACCACTTTTGCTGAGCGGGCTGCACCTCAATTACGCCACCCACTTTGCTGACAAAGGCAAGGAGTATAAAAAACAATCCGGCAAAAATTAAAATAGTCGGAATTGGGGTGTTTTTAAGCGCATCAATGATTTCGGCGCTCATGGTGCTCTCGCCAACTTAAATTGACGCAGAAAGGCTAGGTAAAAACCTTAGTTTCTAGAGCTACAGGGAAAGGCTGGTCTACTTACTAGTAAAGCACTTTGTTTAGGGCAATCGCCAAACTGTAAAAAGACGCAACGGGATGCATAATCTATCGTATTTTTGCCTACAAAAGAATGAACCCCGCCCGCGCTCCGGCGATCGCCGCTTCCGTCCTGCTCGACACGTTGAGCTTCGAAAAGATAGCGCTGGTGTGATATTTGATCGTGTGCTCTGATAGGTGCAGGCGGCGGGCGATCGCCTTATTGCTCAGCCCCTCTGCCAGCATCGTTAGCACTTCGACCTCCCGTGGGGTGAGGGCCTCAGTCTGGTGAGGGGGTGCGGTGGCTTGGAGCGACTCGGTTGACGCCAGCAGGCTGTCTAGCAAGCTGGGATGAACGGCAACTAGACCGGCCACCGCCGCATCCAAGGCCGCCACGATTTCGGCACCGCTGGCCTGCCCCGGCAATAGCCCTATCCGACCCTGCAAAAGTTCGAGCAGGGCAACATCGCTCCAGGCATCGATCAGGGCGACCACCGGCATTGCCAGGTCGTTGACCAGGTCTAGATCGCTCAGTCCGTCGCCAACCATGGGCCAGCTCACCAGGGCACAGTCGGCGGCCCATTCCCTAGAAAGAGGCTGAGCAGCGGCCCCTACAACCTGCCAGCGATTGGCAGAGCCATCGGTATCGGCGGCGCTCTCTTCAGCAATAATGGAGCTCAACCCCGCCTGGGTAATGGCCGATGGGCTGATAATCAGCACCCGCTTCATGCCGCCTGCTCCTGAACGGGTGGACGACCCACCGTGAGGGTACACACGATTGACTGCCCGCCTTGACTGACTTGGAGGGCCAGGGTTTGGTCGGGTACCAAACAATCTAGCCAATCGCGCAAGTCGCTGGGCTGTCGAAATAGCCGCCCATTGATGCCGAGGATGGTATCGCCCGCCACCAACCCCGAACGCGCCGCCGGACTGCCTGCCTCCACTTGGGCCACTGTCCAGCCCGCCGATTCTGAGTTGGGTTGGGCGGTGATGCCTAGGTAGGGTTGCTCCTGCTGAGAAGCTAAAAATTGTTGCACTAAAGCAGTGGGGATGGCGTAGCCTCGGCCTGCGGCAATTTGCGTATTGATGCCAACCACCTCCCCCGCCAGGGTCACCAGGGGGCCACCCGAGTAGCCCGGTGCCAGGGCAATATCGGCCTGTACCCAGCGCGGAATGGGTGGTTTGGCTGCCACAATGCCCAGAGATGTCGCTCCTACATGCCCCTCTGGATTGCCCACCGCCATGACCATTTGCCCCACCCGCAGTTTGCTGGCATTCCCCAAGTCGGCGGCTTGCAGGCCCGCTGATTCAACCTTGAGGGCGGCCAAATCTAGCTGTTTGCTGTGGCCGACTCGATGGGCCGTGAGCCGCTGACCCTCGGCCGTGGTAATCCAGGCTCGGCGCTGGTTCACCACATGGGCATTGGTGATGATCAGGCCCGACGCATCCCAAATCACCCCAGAGCCCAGCTCACCAGCGGGGCCTTGAATGAGCACGGTAGATTGTCTAACGCGGTGAGAGATGGCGGCCAAATTGTGATTTAGCAGGTTGGCAATCATCGCGCACCGCCCTGGGGCTGTTCCCCTACGGTGACGGTGAGTTCTGTTGGCTGGCCGCCGCGCAGCAGGTGCAGTGAGACCGCTTGACCAATGGCGCTGGCGTCTAGGTGACCATAGACCGCCTGTAAGTTGCTGACGGGCTGGCCGTTCACCGCCAGCAAAATATCGCCAATCAGCAGGCCCGCTTGGGCTGCTGGCCCTGGGGCATCGACGCTGACTACCAGCAAGCCGACATCCCCAGATAGCTGGTGGGTTTGCCGTAGGTTTTCGGGCAGAGCCACGGGTTGAAGCCCTACCCCCAGATAGCCTCGGCTGAGACTGCCGCGCTCTAGCAGGGTTTTGACGATGCGGGTCAGGTTAGCGGCGGGCAGCGTCACCACCCGATTGCGTGGGCCGTTGAGGTTAATGCCTAGCACTTCCCCTGCCGTATTCACCAGGGCACCGCCGAGCAGGTTGGGATAGAGGTTGACATCGGGGCGAATCAGGCGATCGATCGCCCGCCCCTGGGATGTTTGCCACGGGCCACCGAGGTTGCCCACTACCCCCAAGCTGGCGCTAACGCCGTAGTCCCACGACTGGCCGACGGCGAGCACCACATGGCCCACTTTGAGGGCGGCCCCGTCGCTAATGGTGGGCACGGGCAGGTCGGTGCGATCGAGTTGCACAATGGCCAGGTCGAGGGCGCGATCGCGGCCCGACACCTCAGCTTCGACCACGTTGCCGTCGGGCAGGGTGAGAGTGAGGCGGCTAGAGCGACCGAGGCCATAGTCGGCGGTGACAATCACCCCCGGCTGCCAGTGAATGCCGCTGTAGGCAAAGCGGCGGTGGCCTTTGACGGCGACGAGGGTAGGTGCGATCGCTGCCACCGCATCCGCTAGCCCAGCGGATAGGGCGCTAAGCGCTGTTGAATTTGCATCAGTAGTAGTCATGTCAGGCTCCGAGGGAGGGTGAATGCAAGGTTGCTATCTCCCACAATGCCGAAGCCGTTGCTGAATTAACCCCGGATGAATGGGTAGTCTGCCCCTGGATAAATGGGTAGCCCCGTTCCCCTACAACGCAGCGACCCAACCAACGTGCAGCCAGAATGTGCCACCTGCAATGAAGAATTGCTGAATTATCTGCACACTACCCCGTTGGAGATCTACCATGCAGAGCAAGATCTGTACGACGCCTTACTTTAGGAAGCTACACCGTACAGTTCTTAGCCTAGCGTCCCCCTCGAAGGCGGTTTTCAACTCAAGATTTGGCTAATCACTCTGACCAAGGGCGTTATGCGGAGTACGGAGAGCGCAGGCTAAATGCAAGTTATTCCGCCTGTGCGAAGCGCAGTGGAGCATCACTGAAATGGTATGAAATTGCCACCTATTGATGCGGAAATGTGAACCAAGCCAATGGCTCTCGGTGCGATCGCATCGTTTAACTCCGTTTTTGGGTGGTCCATCACGATGGAGAAGTGACATGGTAAAACCAGCAAAGAACACGATTTGCCTTTGGTACGATGGCGACGCCGAGGACGCGGCGCGGTTTTACGCCAAGACCTTTCCCGATTCATCCGTTGACGCGGTGCACCTCGCGCCGGGAGACTTTCCGTCCGGGAAAAAAGGGGATGTGTTGACGGTCGAATTTACGGTGATGGGAATCCCCTGCCTTGGGCTTAATGGCGGACCCGTGTTTAAGCACAACGAAGCATTTTCGTTTCAAGTCGCAACCGCTGACCAGGAAGAAACCGATCGCTATTG contains:
- a CDS encoding glycosyltransferase family 4 protein, yielding MHITFVSGSYRPDQDGVADYLANLRSHLNQRHAASTVLTTHDSALAVADPAVQGALTHWGLPQLLPLVQTILSTPTDILHIQHAAGSYRFERPVFLLPLLLRRAGYRRPIVTTAHEYGWWEWQPKWFPASWLERVKEWGQKRTWWDREDGFLLTGSDAIITTNQNITGIMQERLPTLRDRMVTVPIAANLTVAPVDRAMARSQLRHERDWPQEAQVIAFFGFLHPVKGLTYLLQGFRQVRDRHPQARLLLIGGVETLSLNGQDAENFWQQVQTQIRDLHLTDFVHCTGYVEAETASRHLSGSDLGVLPFTPGITLKSGSLLAMLAHRLPTIATRTAETDAVLCDRRIIAPVVPRSGDAVAEAISTLLNNPAEQERLAAAGHEFVQAFTWEGITDRHCDIYQQLLER
- a CDS encoding response regulator transcription factor — translated: MKRVLIISPSAITQAGLSSIIAEESAADTDGSANRWQVVGAAAQPLSREWAADCALVSWPMVGDGLSDLDLVNDLAMPVVALIDAWSDVALLELLQGRIGLLPGQASGAEIVAALDAAVAGLVAVHPSLLDSLLASTESLQATAPPHQTEALTPREVEVLTMLAEGLSNKAIARRLHLSEHTIKYHTSAIFSKLNVSSRTEAAIAGARAGFILL
- a CDS encoding S1C family serine protease; translation: MIANLLNHNLAAISHRVRQSTVLIQGPAGELGSGVIWDASGLIITNAHVVNQRRAWITTAEGQRLTAHRVGHSKQLDLAALKVESAGLQAADLGNASKLRVGQMVMAVGNPEGHVGATSLGIVAAKPPIPRWVQADIALAPGYSGGPLVTLAGEVVGINTQIAAGRGYAIPTALVQQFLASQQEQPYLGITAQPNSESAGWTVAQVEAGSPAARSGLVAGDTILGINGRLFRQPSDLRDWLDCLVPDQTLALQVSQGGQSIVCTLTVGRPPVQEQAA
- a CDS encoding S1C family serine protease — its product is MTTTDANSTALSALSAGLADAVAAIAPTLVAVKGHRRFAYSGIHWQPGVIVTADYGLGRSSRLTLTLPDGNVVEAEVSGRDRALDLAIVQLDRTDLPVPTISDGAALKVGHVVLAVGQSWDYGVSASLGVVGNLGGPWQTSQGRAIDRLIRPDVNLYPNLLGGALVNTAGEVLGINLNGPRNRVVTLPAANLTRIVKTLLERGSLSRGYLGVGLQPVALPENLRQTHQLSGDVGLLVVSVDAPGPAAQAGLLIGDILLAVNGQPVSNLQAVYGHLDASAIGQAVSLHLLRGGQPTELTVTVGEQPQGGAR
- a CDS encoding VOC family protein; this encodes MVKPAKNTICLWYDGDAEDAARFYAKTFPDSSVDAVHLAPGDFPSGKKGDVLTVEFTVMGIPCLGLNGGPVFKHNEAFSFQVATADQEETDRYWNAIVGNGGEESACGWCKDKWGLSWQITPIALTKAVTDADTDAAQRAFAAMMEMKKINIAAIEAAHRG